The nucleotide sequence CCTTACAATTTTTGGGGAAGAATCGCTCAGAGGCCTTAACTCCTCCAGCTCAGGGAAGATCTTGGGGTCTCTGTGCAGGGCATAAATTATGACAAGAATATCTGTGCCCTTTGGTACTTGATACCCTcctgaggagaaaagagaaagggagaagggtcaaaacaacagcaaacaaGTGACTTTCTATAAACTGcttcacagtaaaaacaaaaacaaacaaaaaaaataccaggAGAGAAAAATCCTGCCCTGTACTTGGGAAATCTCTCAGTACTCTCTCTGGCAGACCTTCCAGCACCCATCCCAACTACCTCTAGCTATTTAAAGCTGCAAATGGCCACATGTCCCTACCTCCACTTCTTCAAACTTGATAAaggaggaaatggaaaacataCCAACCAACCTCATCCAGTTTTCTGTGAATTTCCTTCTGGGTTTCGGGATTATGTCCAAGTAAGTACAGGGCCCAGTtgacagcagctgctgttgtaTCACGGCGCTAGAGGTCCAGATTTACAAATACATTCACTTCAGCAACACTGTTGTGCACAAGTAGCCTTTGTAAATACTTAGATGCGCAGATAGTATGGAAAGTGAGACTTACTTCTCAcaacaatgagaaaaaaataaaaatcaggagtgaagaaCTCTATCCAACACATCATCAGGATGTAGATGACCCATGATTCTGTTAGGTGCCTGAAAACTGACCAAAATGGAAAAGTATTAAAACACTTCCAGTAGCCAGCAAACATCCCTCTTCACTCTCCTCTGCAACCTGAGATCACTCCATTACCACTCTAGTAATTAGCACATCTTTCAAGTTGGAAAAGCAGGTGGTTattgctctgctctcctctccaTTCAGAAATCCAGTGACTGAGTTCCATCACTTCAGAGGTCAGCAATCTCCTGTCTTTCATGAAGCACCAGATGATGAGCCACTCTTCACTGTGTGGTTCCCACTTCTGCCATTACAGAACCAAACCGGTGCATATTCATCCTTTCATTTAGTCCACACGTACGACCTGGGTTGCCATGAAGTGCCACAAGACAGTTAGGGCCAGATTTTGCCATCGTTTCTCTGCATTCTTGTTAATATCTATATAGTCCAGGAGGGAGCGCTCATGAGAGTAAAAGTATATTTTGGACACACCACCGAAGAAGACTTAAATGAAGTTTTAATGTTATGTCATCTTTCACCTGAGATTTCTGAAGAAACTGCATCAAATTGACCTGCAACTGTATGAAATCGACCTGAAACTCCAAAGCAAAATCATTCTGCTTTCTCACATAACTATACCACATCATCAACAGTAAACTTAGTgtagccaaagaaaaaaatactaagccaggcaagtaatttaaaaatactttcatttacTCAAAAGAATGCAGCTCTTGATGACATTTACAAAAAACAGAAATCTGATTAACAGTAcagatataaaatatagatTACAAGTGTTTTGCCTTGGATTACAAATCCTTGAACATTCATAAAAAGAAGTGAGGAGAACTGGTATTAGTTCCCAAGTAGAAGAAACTGATTCTGTTCTTAACTGCACAATTTGGCCAAAACTTAACTTTtattcctcctccctttccccttcaaCAGCTCTTCAACCACATCTACTTCAACTGCTGGCTCTCTGATGGAACAAGGAATCCCTGGCTGCAAATGCACACAGTACTAATAGCCAGGGACCTGATCAGGGCTGCGATCTCTAGGCAGAATGCCATCCCAATCTCCTCTTTGATCTTTGCATTTGGGTCTACACAAAGAGGTATGGAATAACTCTTTCGTCAGTTAAGTAcatattttcatgttaaaaCTTTGAAGGCTTggatatttcaaaatatgattAATTTGTACAATAACAGGCAATATTTTCTAAGAAATCTCAAGAAGTGGATCAGTCTTACTGACTTGTCAGAAAACAGATTCAACTGTTAAGCATCTATAAACATGTTTGGCCTGGCAGGGAAAACATTGCTTCCTGTAAACAAAGTTTATCCCAGCAGTTCCCATAGTTACTGATGACTAGAACAGTGTaagcagaggcaatgaacgaATTCCATCTAAAAGaattaaaggaagaagaaaaggcagggaCAGACAATATTTACAAGAGAGCAACTGCAATAACCAGAcagactgaaaaacagaaacgTTAAAATAACGATTAAAGAGGAGATACCACAAACTCCTGTTTAGAAGTATTATTTTTAGATATATGACTGATGTTTGGACAGACTAGAACATCTTTAACACTGAGGAAACACAAAAAAGTGGGAACAGGACTTCAAAGCTTAAACATAACTTATTTGCTTCTATAGGTAGAAAAACAATTCCCTaaggaaagacaggaaaaggaggaatgCCTGAGAAGaaagtgcagcagcagcagcagcatcttgaGTCTGCAAACAGAACAGACACCTCaaccatttatttcattttgctctgatttttaaTCTAACCTCTGGTCAGACAGCTTTAAAAGAAGGCAATGCAGGCATGCTGAGGATTGCAAGGCTCAGAAACCAGCATACTGCACATATTCTTTGTTTCACAGGATACCAGCTGGCAAATTCAGCACTTCAGTCTTCTGTTCAGTGCAGGgggtttctgtttcttcctaaaCTAGGTTAAGAAGCAATCTGAAATCTCTTCCTTGAGGTTAGAGGATTTCTCTGAAATGATCTGTAGTAATGCTGTGAGCCtagaaaagataaaacattGTTTGTTAATTGTGGTAGCAACCAAAAGACACTCCAAGATCATGTATGGGTTATTTCCATCAGCCTGCTCAGAACAATGTGTGCTAACCTGCCCTTATTCTTATATCACCTTTTATATAAACTATGCCAGTCATATCCTTATTTAAGCTCAAGGAACTTGCAAACAAATAAAGGTTAAATACAAGCACTCACAACGCCAGGAACTAGCTAGTAAGCTTTATTGTAACAATGGGACTAAATAAGCCACATAGGGCTGCTCTCTTTTTTAGTGTTATAATAGAAGACACAATTACAAATCAATATTGATTTTGTTAAATCAACCAATATTGATTAtgttaaaaatgtgcattttcaaTTTTACCCGCATAAACAACGTACTAATTTGGTGAATTTATATGGGggctaaaataaaatttatgtcCTGAAACAGTTCAAACATGTATTTGTGTTGCTactccagcagctgcaaaacATCTAGCCTGTACGTCACATCCTCTTGCCATAACTCAAGAACAACaacgacaaaaaaaaaaaaaaaaaccacgcaCAACTTTGCAGGGTTCCTAACAGTTTGGACCAAGTGAGAAGAAAGTTcaaaaacaaactcaaaagaTCCTGCCAAGCACACATGCTGTTCTTTTATGCTGAGATGGTTCTCCCTGAGCACTTCAACTCTACTATGTGTTATGTAGTTTCATGGGCCTTACAAGTGATTCTTATTTTGCCTACCTATTAAAAATCCTTGACCTGTCCCTCTGTGGCTAGCAAAATCCATGGAAGTCAGCGGTCTCTTCTGAGGTGTGTCTGTCTGTAAAAAGGAAAGACATACTATTAGCTAGTATGGTATGCTTATTTCCTGAAACAGTTTGATTACAGCTTTTATGATCTAGCCCAGCAGAGTGAGTCCTATCAAGCTGCAAAGCTCCAAGCGGGACTAAAACTGCACATTTCTAGTGCACAGACAACCTCAAAGGAACTGTTTCTTGCATTAGACTTGAAAAATCTCTTCTTCATACACTAGTCCTGCTTTTCAAGGTCCTACACTCTCGCAAAGCCTTTTAACATCCTCCTCTCTACAGGTAGGAGGAATCCCTGTATGCCAGAAGTCAGGAGAGACACAGTAAATGACACCACCTGTAGACCAACAGTGGGCATGAACAGAAGCTTCTTCGCTTTCCCATGTCTCTATACTTACATTGTAACATACCCTGAATGTATGAGTTGTGTTGGGCCTTGAAAATTGATCAATAATAACAGTTCTCTCTCTGAGAGGCCGTTGCTCTGTACTGCCAGGCACTGCGCTTGACACTCTGCTACGTGCATATCGTCCTCGATGCTGAGAGAATTAAAAAGAGCATTGAGAGAATGCAGCAACTGAATtggttaaaataataatttttccattgccatacaaaaaaaaaaaaccacaagagaaggaaagaaaaatatgttttcactaACCAAAAGCACCAACTTAAGGTAACCTAAGGGTACTCATGTTTTGGAAAGAGATTTGAGACTCTTATCCCCAAAGGCttatattaattaaataataatagaCTTTACATGTGtctcaattaaaaatattattcagaaacaaaataatatcAAGATGTCAATTTACTTTCATTGTGGTGATTTATTACTTCCTATCTTTCAAAAATAGGCCAGTATCAATaagattaacttttttttttcagtcagtatCCATTTATACCTCAGTGAGCTTAATTTTCTACTTCTTATAACCTAACATTCggaaataaaacactgaaaagagctATTTAAATCCAGAAGCATATAAGCGCAAGGTTACTTTCTGTCTGgttatttgtttttctcccttttcttaaaaaacctccagattttcctgttttcagaggGAAGTCTTACCACCATGATCTGTTTGTGACCGGAGGTTTTGAACTGGCTTCTCTTGCATTCTAATGGTACCCCAATGTAACACACATTAGCATGTTAAGACCATGTATTAAATACGAACCAACACAAACTGTAAAATCGCTCATTTCAACCAGTGACACAGAGCAATTTATTTCCAAATAGCTTGAGGTTCTTCACCAgtgcaaaaccaaacacaacttacagagctctgctgcagtcGAGGTACTGAAAGATATTGCTCAACAGCCTCCGAGTTTATTGGTGGTAACTTGTTCCGGGTTGTAGATGTACAAGCAGAAGATAAACGATCCGAGCTGACACCCCTACAGAATTGTAAGGATTCCTCTTTtaggaaaaattatattaaagacTTCTTCACTGAGTAATATGAAATTACTGAGCAGCACATTTCTTTACAGAGCTCAGCTACAAGAAGTAACAGCAGCTAATATATCatcaaaaaagtaaaacaaatgcCTCTCCGCAAAAAAACACagtgctgcttgctttctttttctctctgaattcTAGAACCAATAATAAATCTTGGGTTAGTTCTCAAGTATATTACAAAATACTTCACTGGTGAAATTTCAGTAAAGTTCTGgggaaagcaaagaataaaatgaaaaaactcACAATTTAGTCCCCCTAAGGATCTCATCATTGTACATATTAGGAGCTTTTGAGGAGAGTTGGTCAGAAGTGAGAGAAGGTAACCTACGATGGCTTGCTAGCTTCCTAGAAGATGCCAGCAGTACCCGAGATGATGAGAGAAAACTGTTATCAGCACTTCTCCGCAACCTAGTGTGCACTGAACTTGGAGCACTGGAGCCAATGTTACGCTGTTTGTCTTCTTGCTCATTCctagggaaaaaggaaggagagctAGATAGGGAATGaggatgaaggaaaacaaaaggtaaAAGGATTTCGTAACAGAGTATCATCGCAACCTCTACAAATCACTGTCATGTCAATGATACACACAAAGATGACGACCACCTTCTCACAACTGCGAAACATCTTTTACATAACATGAATTATgccacattttgaaaatatcaatACCAACACCTACTGTATTTTTTCTACTGTGACAACATGCCTTTGTTGGAGTGGTTTTGCTTGAATTGTCATCACACCATTCAAATCACTACAGAAGTTGCTGGAGAAACGGTGAACCTAGTAAAAGCAACAAATATGCATTAACCTTTACTTTTTTTGAAGTAAGACCTCTAAAAGCCTGCActtaggaaatattttacttgtttcttaGAAAATTTTCTATTAAGATGGTTCAGTAGAATTCTCAGTAGTAGATGGGGCAAATatggttttttccttattttaaacagattCTTAAAAACAGAACTTGGGTAATTTAGTTACTGAATTGCCACTCAATTTGCAATGTAAATTTCAGCTGAAGCCAGAGCTCCATTCTCTGAAGTTTACATTTTccctcagcacagcccagcccaggggtACAGATCCTGAGCATTACTTATCTAAGCATTTTACTACTACTGGCTGCTGGGAACACTACAGAACCAAGTGTGCCAGCAGCGAGCATTGAGACCACTGTGCTGCCTCTTCATTGTTCCTTATTTTGCCACCTAGCAAGCATGGAAACAGAGCAGACAAAATAGAAGGAAGTTGCTTGAACTGAATAgagacaggggagaaaaaacagaagcagtcactggaaaagaaaaagcgtGCAATACAGGAGCCAGGGGACTGAGGGAGGAGGTGGCAAGCAGGACAAAAAAGGGCATTTTATCAACACAAACACAAGCCTCCACAATGTTAGGTAAGGTCTAGTGACAGAGCGGACATACAGCAGAGTCCCTTTTCGCAAGAggcaaaggaaatgaaaaggaatgaGAGAGCCTAAAAGTTGTGGGGAAATCACTTTTAAGTTGCAACTTTGCATCCCTGCAGTCCAGGGAATAGcctcatttgttttcttaattctaCCAAGAGGACATGACTGGACcagaataaaagcagaattattttctcaggATGGAATACAGTCTAACAAGTGGGTTTTCTGTAAATCAACTTCAGCAATATCTTAGTGGTAAACGGTGCCTTTAAGGACggccaaaggaaaacaaaggataGTAAACAAGAAATGCACATTTAATGAACCTTCATTTTAAATGAGATGACTTATTTTAAGTATACCTAttcgtttaaaaaaaaaaaaaagaaaagaaaaaaggggaagaaagtcTTTTCTAGCTTCAACCAAGACTCCATCCAAAGTTAGCAGAAACAAGAACACCATTTAACAGGAAGTTATTTTTACCTGCGAGGAAGCCAAATGAGACCCAAAAGATAAACTTCGTGCTTCAGAGCCTCTGGAAAGAGGAACACTCCCAGCATCCGATGTAATTGAAACGACTGGCAAATGTGGCAGTTTTGCTGTAACAGCTTTCAGTTTTTCCACGTGTTTGTCACCCTctgcacaacagcaaaaaaaaaagtacaggaaATAACTTACTTTTTGTAGATTTACCAACCACCTTTTGTTGAGATTCAAACAATGTTACACTGCACAGTAAATAGTTTCATATAGTTTTaagtttacatttaaaaatctactgtaaataatgtttttctgaaagcatttcccATTCGCTTATGGCTTCTCTGACACTGACAAACAAGTTGGTCTATATAAGCAGAGTTGGAGGAGGTTGTTTTCTTAAGGAAATACTGCTAAGACTCTTGGAACTGTATTCAAAATTTCccaaagattttttaaaagcaatttttagaGTTTTAATTCTAATCTAATTCTAGAAttttagcaagaaaaaaatagattaacaCAAAAAAGTCTATTGATCCTATCCTTGCCTGACAGCAGTGACACACTGTTTCATTTTGGGTACATATCACCATCTTATTTGATAATATAAACCCAAATTCTTTTACATTCCTACTTgaaaaactttgttttcctaTCTATTTGTCATAAGTTGATGCCCTTCACAAAGACAAAAGAGCACACCTGTCACACAACTGCTAAGCTATCTTCCCTAAACTATAATATTGAGCTAAGCAATCTACCCGTGGTGTGAAAAGCCCTTTTATATTCCAGAAATGTTAAGTTCTGATGCTTCAagttttctgagaaattttGCCATTTCTTACTTTGCTGTAGACTTATATTTGAGGTTGAGTGCACCTTACATTTGAGGTGATTACCAAAACCCACCCCCAGGTATTCTTCTGTTACTgtccttttaaaatacactaaaaGAAGAACTGAAATTTCCCTCAACCTCCAAAGACAGCACATGCACACTAAATAGAATTTAACTTCTAGTTAATTTTCCTAGCTTTTGCTTCTCCTCACTACAGTCTGTTAGAAtacaaaaacataaaagaaaataaaaattaaaaaatagcatgCATCACCGTTTCTTCATTCTCTATTAAACTCATTAACTCCTGCACTGTCAGCAAGGCTATCTATCTTGCTTCAACAATCTACCTAAGCTTCGTTTTATTAACAAAGCTCAAACAATAAGGACTAGACTTTGATTCCTAGATTCCAGATGCAGATCCCATCATCACCGGTGATCTCCTGCTAACAGCATCATTTTGCATCCCAAGCCAATgattaatattttgttattttaaacatgCTCTCCTGCAATGAAGCTCTTTCAGTctccattttcccttttttcctttactcttcctttctttatacCTCTCATACAAAACTCCCTCAGAAATAGTAGGAATCTTTATATTTTAGGTACAGGGAGGTGTGTGCATACATGCATGTGTCCAGACATTACACATCTTAAAATGCCGTACTGCCGACGTGGCTATCTTAAAATGAGCTGGTTTCTCAAACTTTGGGGTGGGGAGATCAAATCACTTTCCTGAGTTAGCTTTGATAAATACCatacttaaaaatatcaaataccTGTGATACTAGTttcccaattttttttaatcagttccTCCAATATTCCAATCACGTTGCTCCAGATATGATCAAATACTTCAGAAGCCACAGCATCTTTGATACAGGCATCGGGAGAAACAGGGGGAATGCCATGCTTACTCCTCTTCTCAGCaagatgcattttcttttgttcccagCTCTCATCATCGCTAATAAAGGAAGCAAATTCAAATTAATTCCCATGGGTTTGACGACTTCTATTCATTCAGTGTATTAGAAGGACAAAAATGCATACATACAGAATAAAAGCAAGTCAAATGAAGATcacaaaaaaattcaagttcAAACACACAGAGTACCTATGCAAAGAGAACCTACTGAATAcatataatgattttttttttcttttgcttgcaggtaaaatactaaaaaaaaaaatccagtctgGGCCTTACAAAAGAGGGATCTGCAACTCTAGAAGGAACAGCTTTATCCAAGGCACTTAGTCATTTGAGACTAAATCCTATGCTTTTTACTGTAACATAAAGGAACTATTGTCTGTTGCCTTTGGCAGGAGGACTACCACATTGAACATTTGTTTTACAACATGTCCTGTGTACCTGCACACATCTGCAACACTTCACCACTGATCAAACAACTTTAAAGGATTTCTGCAGTCTGACAAGAATAGCAGAGACCGTAGCTTTACACTCACCTCCTTCCCTTCCATGACTGTGTGGACAGCTACTTTCGCCCCTGCCACTTCCTACCTAGGGAAGCACAGTGTAGCAATGTTTCCTAACCTGGTCACCTAATACACTTCTTAGGAggaaaattttaactttttatttaattttattttatttttatttaatgccaTGGTACTTCCTCCTAAGGAAATGCAATTTCTTTGAAATGTCAAGGATGATCCCAAATTCATACTGGCTTCTACtatctctctttcttttctcagtcaCTTCTTTTACTTCTTCCTCAAACTGGACTGCAAACTTCTTAACTATAACTGAGACTTGGCTGAATGGTCCAACTTGCAAAATGACCAAGTTATTTTTCTATCAGGCTTTGTAACTCCTAATGCTTTACTCATGGAGAATAAGATATTTCAGAATCAAATCCTGAGAAGGAAACAAGAAACAACATATCAGGGATGCAAAAAGGAGAGCACTTTCAGTCAAGTCCCTCTCCTAAATTAAGTTTGCTTActtcacaaaacaaagcaatactTCGCTCCTAAAAGGATTCTTAATCCTAAACCTTTTCCAAAACAGTAGCCACCCAGGccctttctttcaaaaacaggaCTGAAAGGGTCTACCTGGGTTTCAGTctcattttgcagtttttcagaaCAACTATGtctttttcctgtaaaacaaGCTTTAGCACAAAAAGTTATGCTTTGTGCCCTGCTAGTCCTACAAAACTTTCCCCCTTGTAGAGGCCTTTTAGAAAACAGCATGTTATGGTCTTTATTCTCCCCAGTAGTCTAGTTGCTGGAACATTCAACTGGGCCATGGGGAACCTAGGTTGCATTGTCGAGAAGACAGTTGCATTACTCCTGTCACTCACAAGAGTGCTCTAAATGCAGGATTTATCCTGTATCTCTCCTCACAAAGCTGTTATACACTGCACAAAAAGAATTTAAGATTCATTAGGGCAGACAATGAAAGCACATACAGTGTAATGACCCTAAACAACTTGGTGGTCAAGGCACTCACCTGGGAAGCAGGGATTCCCTCATTCCACTCCCTGcctcaaaattaaatattcattctaTTGAATCTCCATGCACAGAAGACCTCAAAACAACTAGTGGTTAAGACACATTCCTCTGACATTGGAGATGTGAGTTTTGAACCACTAGAAAGACGACATACCTAATCTTCCACATGCCCAGTGAGTGCTCTGACCACTGTGCTACTGAATACAGGGGCAGAAGGAATTGTAttttacagaagagaaataCAGTTTATGAACCCTGAGTGGGCTCAttgataatttttcattattttcttcaaaaatacatATATCTGTTATTTACAGCTCCTTGTTGTCAAAGGCAAGATACTCTTCTATTTTTCCATCCACA is from Phalacrocorax carbo chromosome 4, bPhaCar2.1, whole genome shotgun sequence and encodes:
- the FAM149A gene encoding protein FAM149A isoform X5, encoding MLFEGKVTSQTQSLQAECADWVEQFPHLRVLGKQLLLPEDEGFQYFQSRSDTSVDTKCLPGLRECTSNIKELCISGSKLIPTASPLHKSLDSSSTKISASDSSMYSFLEEEIYDVDGKIEEYLAFDNKELDDESWEQKKMHLAEKRSKHGIPPVSPDACIKDAVASEVFDHIWSNVIGILEELIKKNWETSITEGDKHVEKLKAVTAKLPHLPVVSITSDAGSVPLSRGSEARSLSFGSHLASSQVHRFSSNFCSDLNGVMTIQAKPLQQRHVVTVEKIQNEQEDKQRNIGSSAPSSVHTRLRRSADNSFLSSSRVLLASSRKLASHRRLPSLTSDQLSSKAPNMYNDEILRGTKLGVSSDRLSSACTSTTRNKLPPINSEAVEQYLSVPRLQQSSHRGRYARSRVSSAVPGSTEQRPLRERTVIIDQFSRPNTTHTFRVCYNTDTPQKRPLTSMDFASHRGTGQGFLIGSQHYYRSFQRNPLTSRKRFQIAS
- the FAM149A gene encoding protein FAM149A isoform X4, whose product is MRRARGAGAAGGRSSGRGLLVVGKGLSRGSANQCPSGRCGESLPAVFERNVQEAIDNYTCETLSSLSSSGHTTPTELNNSWSGINSYTTSLSTERSSVFSWRDDEFDKANTERVHQLFWEIDEMLFEGKVTSQTQSLQAECADWVEQFPHLRVLGKQLLLPEDEGFQYFQSRSDTSVDTKCLPGLRECTSNIKELCISGSKLIPTASPLHKSLDSSSTKISASDSSMYSFLEEEIYDVDGKIEEYLAFDNKELDDESWEQKKMHLAEKRSKHGIPPVSPDACIKDAVASEVFDHIWSNVIGILEELIKKNWETSITEGDKHVEKLKAVTAKLPHLPVVSITSDAGSVPLSRGSEARSLSFGSHLASSQVHRFSSNFCSDLNGVMTIQAKPLQQRNEQEDKQRNIGSSAPSSVHTRLRRSADNSFLSSSRVLLASSRKLASHRRLPSLTSDQLSSKAPNMYNDEILRGTKLGVSSDRLSSACTSTTRNKLPPINSEAVEQYLSVPRLQQSSHRGRYARSRVSSAVPGSTEQRPLRERTVIIDQFSRPNTTHTFRVCYNTDTPQKRPLTSMDFASHRGTGQGFLIGSQHYYRSFQRNPLTSRKRFQIAS
- the FAM149A gene encoding protein FAM149A isoform X3, producing MRRARGAGAAGGRSSGRGLLVVGKGLSRGSANQCPSGRCGESLPAVFERNVQEAIDNYTCGHTTPTELNNSWSGINSYTTSLSTERSSVFSWRDDEFDKANTERVHQLFWEIDEMLFEGKVTSQTQSLQAECADWVEQFPHLRVLGKQLLLPEDEGFQYFQSRSDTSVDTKCLPGLRECTSNIKELCISGSKLIPTASPLHKSLDSSSTKISASDSSMYSFLEEEIYDVDGKIEEYLAFDNKELDDESWEQKKMHLAEKRSKHGIPPVSPDACIKDAVASEVFDHIWSNVIGILEELIKKNWETSITEGDKHVEKLKAVTAKLPHLPVVSITSDAGSVPLSRGSEARSLSFGSHLASSQVHRFSSNFCSDLNGVMTIQAKPLQQRHVVTVEKIQNEQEDKQRNIGSSAPSSVHTRLRRSADNSFLSSSRVLLASSRKLASHRRLPSLTSDQLSSKAPNMYNDEILRGTKLGVSSDRLSSACTSTTRNKLPPINSEAVEQYLSVPRLQQSSHRGRYARSRVSSAVPGSTEQRPLRERTVIIDQFSRPNTTHTFRVCYNTDTPQKRPLTSMDFASHRGTGQGFLIGSQHYYRSFQRNPLTSRKRFQIAS
- the FAM149A gene encoding protein FAM149A isoform X1, giving the protein MRRARGAGAAGGRSSGRGLLVVGKGLSRGSANQCPSGRCGESLPAVFERNVQEAIDNYTCETLSSLSSSGHTTPTELNNSWSGINSYTTSLSTERSSVFSWRDDEFDKANTERVHQLFWEIDEMLFEGKVTSQTQSLQAECADWVEQFPHLRVLGKQLLLPEDEGFQYFQSRSDTSVDTKCLPGLRECTSNIKELCISGSKLIPTASPLHKSLDSSSTKISASDSSMYSFLEEEIYDVDGKIEEYLAFDNKELDDESWEQKKMHLAEKRSKHGIPPVSPDACIKDAVASEVFDHIWSNVIGILEELIKKNWETSITEGDKHVEKLKAVTAKLPHLPVVSITSDAGSVPLSRGSEARSLSFGSHLASSQVHRFSSNFCSDLNGVMTIQAKPLQQRHVVTVEKIQNEQEDKQRNIGSSAPSSVHTRLRRSADNSFLSSSRVLLASSRKLASHRRLPSLTSDQLSSKAPNMYNDEILRGTKLGVSSDRLSSACTSTTRNKLPPINSEAVEQYLSVPRLQQSSHRGRYARSRVSSAVPGSTEQRPLRERTVIIDQFSRPNTTHTFRVCYNTDTPQKRPLTSMDFASHRGTGQGFLIGSQHYYRSFQRNPLTSRKRFQIAS
- the FAM149A gene encoding protein FAM149A isoform X2 produces the protein MRRARGAGAAGGRSSGRGLLVVGKGLSRGSANQCPSGRCGESLPAVFERNVQEAIDNYTCETLSSLSSSGHTTPTELNNSWSGINSYTTSLSTERSSVFSWRDDEFDKANTERVHQLFWEIDEMLFEGKVTSQTQSLQAECADWVEQFPHLRVLGKQLLLPEDEGFQYFQSRSDTSVDTKCLPGLRECTSNIKELCISGSKLIPTASPLHKSLDSSSTKISASDSSMYSFLEEEIYDVDGKIEEYLAFDNKELDDESWEQKKMHLAEKRSKHGIPPVSPDACIKDAVASEVFDHIWSNVIGILEELIKKNWETSITEGDKHVEKLKAVTAKLPHLPVVSITSDAGSVPLSRGSEARSLSFGSHLASSQVHRFSSNFCSDLNGVMTIQAKPLQQRHVVTVEKIQNEQEDKQRNIGSSAPSSVHTRLRRSADNSFLSSSRVLLASSRKLASHRRLPSLTSDQLSSKAPNMYNDEILRGTKLGVSSDRLSSACTSTTRNKLPPINSEAVEQYLSVPRLQQSSHRGRYARSRVSSAVPGSTEQRPLRERTVIIDQFSRPNTTHTFRTDTPQKRPLTSMDFASHRGTGQGFLIGSQHYYRSFQRNPLTSRKRFQIAS